The proteins below come from a single Miscanthus floridulus cultivar M001 chromosome 1, ASM1932011v1, whole genome shotgun sequence genomic window:
- the LOC136528020 gene encoding pentatricopeptide repeat-containing protein At5g55840-like isoform X2, protein MRRLAPRGSLPALGRPPAPVSLPAPTPPQTMTRWETLNHMAYKFGSLGKYDGKLALKILSSIVERSGLDRITYIYCMAVPILIQAQMHSQAMSVLRHLAVTGFSCTAIFTSLLRTISRFDSTNHVVFELLVKAYVKERKVLDAAVAVFFMDDCGFKASPVSCNTILNALVEEGESKHVWLFLRESLTRKFPLDVTTCNILLNSLCTNGEFRKAEDMLQKMKSCRLSNSVTYNTMLHWYVKKGRFKAALCVLEDMERDSIQADIYTYNIMIDKLCRIKRSARAFLLLKRMRKDDLTPDECTYNTLINGFFSEGKINHARYVFNHMLRQTLVPSVATYTTMIDGYCWNRRIDKALSVLSEMQITGVMPSELTYSALLNGYCKVSMLGPALDLMEDLKSRGITINKTMCTILIDGFCQVGEISKAKQILKSMLEGGIDPDVITYSALINGMCRMAKMHETKEILSRMQKSGILPNDVLYTTLICYYCKAGYVKEALKHFVDIYRRGLVANPVIHNALLRAFYREGMITEAEHFRQYMSRMNISFDFVSFNCIIDSYCHRGNIVEAFSVYDDMVRYGHSPNVCTYQNLLRGLCQGGHLVQAKQFMFCLLDIPSAIDEKTFNALLLGICKYGTLDEALDLCEKMVKNNCLPDIHTYTILLSGFCRKGKILPALVMLQMMLEKGVVPDTVTYTCLLNGLINEGQVKAASYVFQEIICKEGLYADCIAYNSLMNGYLKVGNVNTIKRMMSDMYQNEVYPNSASYNILMHGYVKRGQFSKSLYLYKYMVRKGIRPDNVTYRLLILGLSECGLIDIAVKFLEKMILEGIFPDRLVFDILITAFSEKSKMHNALQLFNCMKWLHMSPSSQTFSAMINGLIRKNYLDQSHEVLHEMLQVGLQPNHTHYIALVNAKCRIGEIDRAFRLKEEMKAIGIVPAEVAESSIIRGLCRCGKLEEAVIVFSSMMRSGMVPTVATFTTLMHSLCKESKIADALHLKRLMELCRLKVDVVSYNVLITGLCKDNHISDALDLYGEMKSKGLWPNVTTYITLTGAMYSTGRMQNGEELLEDIAERGLIPAYKQFENLERRMEDAIRRLNMIRNCRKEVPFRGVELLPVDPEPVCNAASDCNPTESRQRKGI, encoded by the exons ATGCGGCGGCTTGCTCCTCGCGGCTCCCTTCCCGCGCTAGGCCGCCCGCCCGCCCCCGTATCGCTGCCAGCTCCAACACCACCTCAG ACTATGACGCGGTGGGAGACCCTGAATCACATGGCCTACAAATTTGGGAGCCTTGGCAAGTATGATGGAAAGCTGGCCTTGAAGATACTGAGTTCTATTGTGGAGCGATCAGGTTTAGACCGAATTACCTACATTTACTGTATGGCTGTTCCCATTCTCATCCAGGCTCAAATGCATTCGCAAGCAATGTCAGTGTTGAGGCATCTGGCTGTGACAGGCTTCTCCTGCACTGCTATTTTTACGTCCCTCTTGCGGACCATTTCACGTTTTGATTCCACCAATCATGTCGTTTTTGAACTCCTTGTCAAAGCGTATGTCAAGGAAAGAAAAGTGCTAGACGCAGCTGTGGCAGTTTTCTTTATGGATGACTGTGGATTTAAGGCTTCACCTGTTTCTTGCAATACCATCCTTAATGCTCTTGTGGAGGAAGGGGAATCAAAGCATGTTTGGTTGTTCTTGAGAGAGAGTTTGACCCGTAAGTTTCCTTTGGATGTTACCACTTGCAATATTCTTCTGAATTCCCTATGCACCAATGGAGAATTTAGAAAGGCTGAAGATATGCTTCAGAAGATGAAGAGCTGTCGCCTATCTAATTCTGTCACTTATAATACAATGCTACATTGGTATGTTAAGAAGGGAAGATTTAAGGCTGCCCTGTGTGTTCTAGAAGATATGGAGAGGGATAGTATACAGGCAGATATATATACCTACAACATCATGATAGATAAATTATGTAGAATAAAGAGGAGTGCGCGTGCTTTCCTTTTGCTCAAAAGAATGAGGAAAGATGACTTAACACCTGATGAATGTACCTATAATACTTTGATCAATGGGTTTTTTAGTGAAGGTAAGATAAATCATGCTCGCTATGTCTTTAATCATATGCTGAGACAAACTTTGGTTCCAAGTGTAGCTACTTACACTACAATGATTGATGGGTACTGCTGGAACAGGAGAATTGATAAGGCCCTAAGTGTTCTGTCGGAAATGCAAATTACTGGTGTCATGCCAAGTGAACTGACTTATAGTGCTTTGTTGAATGGTTACTGCAAAGTTTCCATGCTGGGACCTGCTCTAGATCTTATGGAAGATCTGAAATCAAGAGGTATAACCATCAATAAGACTATGTGTACTATTCTCATTGATGGTTTCTGTCAAGTGGGTGAGATTTCCAAGGCTAAACAAATTTTGAAGAGTATGCTTGAGGGTGGAATTGATCCAGATGTCATCACTTATTCAGCATTGATCAATGGTATGTGCAGGATGGCTAAGATGCATGAAACAAAAGAAATTTTGTCAAGGATGCAGAAAAGTGGAATTTTACCTAATGATGTGCTATATACAACTCTGATTTGTTACTATTGTAAGGCAGGGTATGTCAAGGAAGCACTAAAGCATTTTGTGGACATTTATCGAAGGGGGCTAGTTGCCAATCCAGTTATCCATAATGCATTATTACGTGCTTTCTATAGAGAGGGAATGATTACAGAGGCTGAACACTTCAGACAATACATGTCTAGGATGAATATATCATTTGATTTTGTCTCCTTTAACTGCATAATTGATAGTTATTGCCACAGAGGTAACATAGTTGAGGCATTTTCAGTTTATGATGATATGGTTAGATATGGCCATTCTCCAAATGTTTGCACATATCAGAATTTGCTTAGAGGATTATGTCAAGGAGGGCACTTGGTACAAGCAAAGCAGTTTATGTTCTGTCTTCTTGACATACCTTCTGCTATTGATGAGAAAACTTTCAATGCACTACTTCTTGGGATTTGCAAATATGGAACCCTAGATGAAGCTTTGGATCTATGTgagaaaatggtaaaaaacaaCTGTTTACCTGACATTCATACCTACACCATTCTTCTCAGTGGTTTTTGCAGGAAAGGTAAGATTTTGCCTGCGTTAGTCATGTTGCAGATGATGTTGGAGAAAGGAGTAGTCCCTGATACTGTTACATATACCTGCTTGCTCAATGGGTTGATCAATGAAGGCCAAGTGAAGGCTGCTTCTTATGTTTTCCAGGAGATCATATGCAAGGAAGGCCTGTATGCAGATTGTATTGCCTATAATTCATTGATGAATGGGTACCTCAAGGTTGGAAACGTGAATACTATAAAAAGGATGATGTCCGATATGTATCAGAATGAGGTTTATCCAAACTCTGCTAGCTATAACATACTTATGCATGGGTATGTCAAGAGGGGACAATTTTCAAAGTCCTTATATCTGTACAAATATATGGTGAGGAAAGGAATCAGGCCAGACAATGTTACATATCGCTTGCTCATTCTTGGTCTTTCTGAGTGTGGGTTGATTGACATTGCAGTTAAGTTCTTGGAGAAGATGATCTTAGAAGGCATTTTCCCCGATAGGTTAGTTTTTGATATACTGATTACAGCTTTCAGTGAGAAATCCAAGATGCATAATGCACTACAACTTTTCAATTGTATGAAGTGGTTACATATGTCACCCAGCAGTCAAACTTTTAGTGCCATGATAAATGGATTGATCAGAAAAAATTACTTGGACCAGAGTCACGAAGTTTTACATGAGATGTTACAAGTAGGGCTTCAACCAAACCATACACACTATATTGCATTGGTCAATGCAAAATGTCGGATTGGTGAGATTGATAGAGCGTTCAGGCTAAAAGAAGAAATGAAAGCTATTGGCATTGTGCCTGCCGAAGTTGCTGAGAGCTCAATTATTAGAGGACTTTGTAGATGTGGAAAACTTGAGGAGGCAGTCATAGTTTTCAGTAGTATGATGCGTTCAGGAATGGTGCCAACTGTTGCTACTTTCACTACTCTAATGCACAGTCTTTGCAAAGAATCCAAGATTGCTGATGCTTTGCACTTGAAGAGGCTAATGGAGTTGTGTAGATTGAAGGTTGATGTTGTCAGTTATAATGTTCTAATTACTGGTTTATGCAAAGACAACCATATCTCTGATGCACTTGATCTTTATGGAGAGATGAAATCTAAGGGTCTTTGGCCGAATGTTACTACCTATATCACACTCACTGGAGCTATGTATTCGACAGGGAGAATGCAGAATGGAGAGGAACTACTGGAGGATATAGCAGAAAGGGGTCTTATTCCGGCATATAAGCAGTTTGAAAATCTTGAAAGACGGATGGAGGATGCAATTAGAAGGCTGAACATGATAAGAAACTGCAGAAAGGAAGTGCCTTTTAGAGGTGTTGAGCTACTACCTGTAGATCCTGAACCCGTGTGTAATGCTGCTAGCGATTGTAATCCCACTGAATCTCGCCAACGTAAAGGAATTTGA
- the LOC136528020 gene encoding pentatricopeptide repeat-containing protein At5g55840-like isoform X1 yields MARPFSSLAHSSYRRRIVECNAAACSSRLPSRARPPARPRIAASSNTTSAHGIDSSIITIQTMTRWETLNHMAYKFGSLGKYDGKLALKILSSIVERSGLDRITYIYCMAVPILIQAQMHSQAMSVLRHLAVTGFSCTAIFTSLLRTISRFDSTNHVVFELLVKAYVKERKVLDAAVAVFFMDDCGFKASPVSCNTILNALVEEGESKHVWLFLRESLTRKFPLDVTTCNILLNSLCTNGEFRKAEDMLQKMKSCRLSNSVTYNTMLHWYVKKGRFKAALCVLEDMERDSIQADIYTYNIMIDKLCRIKRSARAFLLLKRMRKDDLTPDECTYNTLINGFFSEGKINHARYVFNHMLRQTLVPSVATYTTMIDGYCWNRRIDKALSVLSEMQITGVMPSELTYSALLNGYCKVSMLGPALDLMEDLKSRGITINKTMCTILIDGFCQVGEISKAKQILKSMLEGGIDPDVITYSALINGMCRMAKMHETKEILSRMQKSGILPNDVLYTTLICYYCKAGYVKEALKHFVDIYRRGLVANPVIHNALLRAFYREGMITEAEHFRQYMSRMNISFDFVSFNCIIDSYCHRGNIVEAFSVYDDMVRYGHSPNVCTYQNLLRGLCQGGHLVQAKQFMFCLLDIPSAIDEKTFNALLLGICKYGTLDEALDLCEKMVKNNCLPDIHTYTILLSGFCRKGKILPALVMLQMMLEKGVVPDTVTYTCLLNGLINEGQVKAASYVFQEIICKEGLYADCIAYNSLMNGYLKVGNVNTIKRMMSDMYQNEVYPNSASYNILMHGYVKRGQFSKSLYLYKYMVRKGIRPDNVTYRLLILGLSECGLIDIAVKFLEKMILEGIFPDRLVFDILITAFSEKSKMHNALQLFNCMKWLHMSPSSQTFSAMINGLIRKNYLDQSHEVLHEMLQVGLQPNHTHYIALVNAKCRIGEIDRAFRLKEEMKAIGIVPAEVAESSIIRGLCRCGKLEEAVIVFSSMMRSGMVPTVATFTTLMHSLCKESKIADALHLKRLMELCRLKVDVVSYNVLITGLCKDNHISDALDLYGEMKSKGLWPNVTTYITLTGAMYSTGRMQNGEELLEDIAERGLIPAYKQFENLERRMEDAIRRLNMIRNCRKEVPFRGVELLPVDPEPVCNAASDCNPTESRQRKGI; encoded by the exons ATGGCACGGCCGTTCTCGTCGCTGGCGCACTCCTCGTATCGCCGCAGGATCGTCGAGTGCAATGCGGCGGCTTGCTCCTCGCGGCTCCCTTCCCGCGCTAGGCCGCCCGCCCGCCCCCGTATCGCTGCCAGCTCCAACACCACCTCAG CACATGGAATTGATAGTAGCATAATTACTATTCAGACTATGACGCGGTGGGAGACCCTGAATCACATGGCCTACAAATTTGGGAGCCTTGGCAAGTATGATGGAAAGCTGGCCTTGAAGATACTGAGTTCTATTGTGGAGCGATCAGGTTTAGACCGAATTACCTACATTTACTGTATGGCTGTTCCCATTCTCATCCAGGCTCAAATGCATTCGCAAGCAATGTCAGTGTTGAGGCATCTGGCTGTGACAGGCTTCTCCTGCACTGCTATTTTTACGTCCCTCTTGCGGACCATTTCACGTTTTGATTCCACCAATCATGTCGTTTTTGAACTCCTTGTCAAAGCGTATGTCAAGGAAAGAAAAGTGCTAGACGCAGCTGTGGCAGTTTTCTTTATGGATGACTGTGGATTTAAGGCTTCACCTGTTTCTTGCAATACCATCCTTAATGCTCTTGTGGAGGAAGGGGAATCAAAGCATGTTTGGTTGTTCTTGAGAGAGAGTTTGACCCGTAAGTTTCCTTTGGATGTTACCACTTGCAATATTCTTCTGAATTCCCTATGCACCAATGGAGAATTTAGAAAGGCTGAAGATATGCTTCAGAAGATGAAGAGCTGTCGCCTATCTAATTCTGTCACTTATAATACAATGCTACATTGGTATGTTAAGAAGGGAAGATTTAAGGCTGCCCTGTGTGTTCTAGAAGATATGGAGAGGGATAGTATACAGGCAGATATATATACCTACAACATCATGATAGATAAATTATGTAGAATAAAGAGGAGTGCGCGTGCTTTCCTTTTGCTCAAAAGAATGAGGAAAGATGACTTAACACCTGATGAATGTACCTATAATACTTTGATCAATGGGTTTTTTAGTGAAGGTAAGATAAATCATGCTCGCTATGTCTTTAATCATATGCTGAGACAAACTTTGGTTCCAAGTGTAGCTACTTACACTACAATGATTGATGGGTACTGCTGGAACAGGAGAATTGATAAGGCCCTAAGTGTTCTGTCGGAAATGCAAATTACTGGTGTCATGCCAAGTGAACTGACTTATAGTGCTTTGTTGAATGGTTACTGCAAAGTTTCCATGCTGGGACCTGCTCTAGATCTTATGGAAGATCTGAAATCAAGAGGTATAACCATCAATAAGACTATGTGTACTATTCTCATTGATGGTTTCTGTCAAGTGGGTGAGATTTCCAAGGCTAAACAAATTTTGAAGAGTATGCTTGAGGGTGGAATTGATCCAGATGTCATCACTTATTCAGCATTGATCAATGGTATGTGCAGGATGGCTAAGATGCATGAAACAAAAGAAATTTTGTCAAGGATGCAGAAAAGTGGAATTTTACCTAATGATGTGCTATATACAACTCTGATTTGTTACTATTGTAAGGCAGGGTATGTCAAGGAAGCACTAAAGCATTTTGTGGACATTTATCGAAGGGGGCTAGTTGCCAATCCAGTTATCCATAATGCATTATTACGTGCTTTCTATAGAGAGGGAATGATTACAGAGGCTGAACACTTCAGACAATACATGTCTAGGATGAATATATCATTTGATTTTGTCTCCTTTAACTGCATAATTGATAGTTATTGCCACAGAGGTAACATAGTTGAGGCATTTTCAGTTTATGATGATATGGTTAGATATGGCCATTCTCCAAATGTTTGCACATATCAGAATTTGCTTAGAGGATTATGTCAAGGAGGGCACTTGGTACAAGCAAAGCAGTTTATGTTCTGTCTTCTTGACATACCTTCTGCTATTGATGAGAAAACTTTCAATGCACTACTTCTTGGGATTTGCAAATATGGAACCCTAGATGAAGCTTTGGATCTATGTgagaaaatggtaaaaaacaaCTGTTTACCTGACATTCATACCTACACCATTCTTCTCAGTGGTTTTTGCAGGAAAGGTAAGATTTTGCCTGCGTTAGTCATGTTGCAGATGATGTTGGAGAAAGGAGTAGTCCCTGATACTGTTACATATACCTGCTTGCTCAATGGGTTGATCAATGAAGGCCAAGTGAAGGCTGCTTCTTATGTTTTCCAGGAGATCATATGCAAGGAAGGCCTGTATGCAGATTGTATTGCCTATAATTCATTGATGAATGGGTACCTCAAGGTTGGAAACGTGAATACTATAAAAAGGATGATGTCCGATATGTATCAGAATGAGGTTTATCCAAACTCTGCTAGCTATAACATACTTATGCATGGGTATGTCAAGAGGGGACAATTTTCAAAGTCCTTATATCTGTACAAATATATGGTGAGGAAAGGAATCAGGCCAGACAATGTTACATATCGCTTGCTCATTCTTGGTCTTTCTGAGTGTGGGTTGATTGACATTGCAGTTAAGTTCTTGGAGAAGATGATCTTAGAAGGCATTTTCCCCGATAGGTTAGTTTTTGATATACTGATTACAGCTTTCAGTGAGAAATCCAAGATGCATAATGCACTACAACTTTTCAATTGTATGAAGTGGTTACATATGTCACCCAGCAGTCAAACTTTTAGTGCCATGATAAATGGATTGATCAGAAAAAATTACTTGGACCAGAGTCACGAAGTTTTACATGAGATGTTACAAGTAGGGCTTCAACCAAACCATACACACTATATTGCATTGGTCAATGCAAAATGTCGGATTGGTGAGATTGATAGAGCGTTCAGGCTAAAAGAAGAAATGAAAGCTATTGGCATTGTGCCTGCCGAAGTTGCTGAGAGCTCAATTATTAGAGGACTTTGTAGATGTGGAAAACTTGAGGAGGCAGTCATAGTTTTCAGTAGTATGATGCGTTCAGGAATGGTGCCAACTGTTGCTACTTTCACTACTCTAATGCACAGTCTTTGCAAAGAATCCAAGATTGCTGATGCTTTGCACTTGAAGAGGCTAATGGAGTTGTGTAGATTGAAGGTTGATGTTGTCAGTTATAATGTTCTAATTACTGGTTTATGCAAAGACAACCATATCTCTGATGCACTTGATCTTTATGGAGAGATGAAATCTAAGGGTCTTTGGCCGAATGTTACTACCTATATCACACTCACTGGAGCTATGTATTCGACAGGGAGAATGCAGAATGGAGAGGAACTACTGGAGGATATAGCAGAAAGGGGTCTTATTCCGGCATATAAGCAGTTTGAAAATCTTGAAAGACGGATGGAGGATGCAATTAGAAGGCTGAACATGATAAGAAACTGCAGAAAGGAAGTGCCTTTTAGAGGTGTTGAGCTACTACCTGTAGATCCTGAACCCGTGTGTAATGCTGCTAGCGATTGTAATCCCACTGAATCTCGCCAACGTAAAGGAATTTGA